A segment of the Symmachiella macrocystis genome:
AATTTTTGGATTGTGAAATCGCAACTTACTGCGTTGGCTTGGCTGCCAGTGGCGGCGCGATTGTGCTGGCCGGCGGCACCAAAGGCAAACGGTTTGCTCTGCCGCATTCCAAGATGATGATCCATCAACCCTACGGCGAAGTGGGGGGCCAAGTCTCGGATATCGAGATTCAGGCCAAGGACATCTTAGACACCCGTGAAGTGCTCAACGAAATTCTGGCGATGCACACCGGGCAGCCGATCGACATTATCAAACGCGATACCGAACGCGATCGCTATTTGACCGCTCCCCAGGCAATGGAATACGGTTTGGTCGACGAAGTTCTCGGCCATGCGATCGAAGAAAAAGATGACAAAAAATGATCGTGAGCCGCTGGGTCCAACAACCAAGCACCACGGTGATTCAGGCGGATGATGTCGGCTGCGGGGGACGAATTCCGCTTGCCGCCGCTAGGCGGTTTGAACTAGAGTGACACGACCCATTTGCCGGTGAGTTCGACGGGACCCGCTACCCGTCGACGAACTTTGCGATCTCAAAACCAGCGTGACGTGCTGCAATAGAGCGCGTTTCACGGAAAAGCCATAAAAAGCGAGAAATATCATGTCCGTCTTGGTTCCCTATGTGATCGAAAAGAGCGGCCGCGAAGAGCGGGCGATGGATATTTACAGCCGCCTGCTCAAAGACAGAATTATCTTTCTAGGCACGCAGGTCAATGACGCCGTCGCCAACAACATCGTGGCTCAATTGCTGTTCCTGCAGTTCGATGACGATCAATCAGACATTCATCTCTACATCAATTCGCCCGGCGGATCGGTAACGGCCGGCATGGCCATCTACGACACGATGCAATACATCAATTGCGACGTCGCAACGTATTGCCTGGGTCAAGCCGCCAGTATGGGTGCATTGCTGCTCACCGCCGGCGCTGCGGGAAAACGCAATGCCCTTCCTAACGCACGGATCATGATTCACCAGCCGCTCGCGGGCATGGAAGGCACCGCCACCGATCTGGAAATCCACGCCAAAGAAGTCATTCGTATGAAGAAGCGGCTCAACGAGATCCTGCTTAAGCATACCGGCCAAACTTTGGAAAAGATCGAAGAAGACACGGACCGCGACAACTTCATGTTGGCCGATGAAGCCAAATCCTACGGTTTGATCGACAATGTCCTAGAATCACTGCCGATACAGCCGTAAACTTCGCGCGTCTCAAATTATCGGGAAGGATCCCGGATTTGCCAATGAACTTGCTCAAGCGGACATGGATGCCGTTGTTGCTGGCCATCACTCTGGCCGGCTGCGCCACCGGTGATGTCGAAGTGTTGGAAAGCCAATTGCGAGATCAAGAAGACGCCATCTCGCAATTACAGCACCAGCTCGCATCAGCCAACGCCAACATGCGCGCTGCCCAAGCAGAAACCGATACGCTGCGGACTCAACTTGCGCAGCAGGGCCAGCCGCCGGCAATTCTCGCGGAACAGGCCCAAGTTCTCTTCCGTGTTGAGCGGATCGAATTGCATAAGTATATGACCGGCGGTTTGGACAAGGACGGTTTACCGGGAGACGACGCGATAACCGTGTTGCTCATCCCGCAGGACCAAGACGGGGAATTGCTCAAAGTTCCCGGCGGAATTCACATCGACCTGTTCGATATGACCCAGCCCCAGGACCGGCAAAAAATCGGCACATACGATTTTTCGCCCGCCGAGGTGCAACAAGCCTGGCATTCGGGATTTTTCGGCTCTGGAATCATGCTGGAACTCCCACTACACAATCCGCCGCAATCCTCGAAAGTCACGCTGCACGCCGAATTGGCCACTGCGGATGGACGCGAGTTCCATGCGACCGGACAATTCCGCGTGACTCCGCCCGACACGGCCAATATTGCAGCAGATCCGCGACCGACGACAGAATCTTCACCACAAATGTTCCCCGACCAGGGACCGTTGGTTCCCGGCTACGTCGACGAAGATGAACAACAACCGGTCATTCCCAGCGGTTTCGAAGAGCAACAGCCACCGGCCGGGGTGCCCACATCCAACAACTGGACTGAGCAAACGCGTCCCACTTGGCGCTAACTGTCCAGAGAAGCAGCTGTCGTTTGCCATGGCAGACAACAACGGCCCTTGCCGTATCCTCTCAGCTCCGTAAAATTGGGCGCTGGCAGGCAATTGTCGAACCCAGCGCCGCACGATAGAATTCTCGGCGGCCACAGAATTCTTGTCACCGGATGAATCTTCATGGAGTTTGATTCCGACTATCGTTGCGACACGGAATTTTCCAAGTTGCTGACACGGCGGTCCAACGTTGATCTCACTGTCGCGGCACTTGAACTGGCGCGCGACGCCTATCCCGATTTGGATTTTGAGGAAACGCTCAATTGGATCGACGCGACGGGTAAGCAGATTTCAGGAAAAGTCGCAGCTGCGAAGTCCGAACGGGAGGCTTTGCAAATTATCGCGGATTGCATTTCCGTTCAGCACGCAATTTCCGGCGATACGGAAACCTACAGCGATCCCGACAACAGCTACCTGCACCGAGTGATCCAACGGCAGCGAGGCATTCCGATCAGTTTGTCCTTGCTGTATATGGCGGTCGCCCGTCGCGCCGGTTTGACATTGCACGGGGTCTCCACTCCCGCGCATTTTCTCACGCGGTATGAAGCGGTGGATGGACCGGTATTTGTCGATGCCTTTTGCGGCGGCTGTGTGTTGTCATTCGATGAAACATTGCACCGCGCCAGCCAAGCATCCGGACTGCCCCCGGAACAATGTGAAGTCTTGTTAGAACCGGCCTCCGCGCGAAAAACCGTGGTTCGCATGCTCAACAACCTCAAGGCGATTCATTCGCAAACGGGAAATTGGCCCGCCGCGTGGATGGTGCAACATCGGCTCGTTTTGTTACAACCTGGATCGTACGACCAGCGCCGCGACCTAGGACTGATCGCCCTCCGCGCGAACCGCCCCGGCCAAGCGATCGACGTGCTGCAATGTTGCTTGAAGAGTTGCCCGCCTGAAGAAGCCGAACATCTGACCGCACAACTTGCTGTCGCACGACAGGAAGTGACACGCTGGAATTGATTCTTCTTGAAACCGCATTGCGCCCCGAGGTTTCTCCGTGCAGCGAATCTCAATCATCGGCTCTTGCGGTTCCGGGAAAACCACATTTGCGCGAAAATTGGCGGCGCAGCTGGGTGTGCGGCACATCGAGATGGACGCACAATTTTGGCTACCCAACTGGCAACCCAAGCCCATCGAAGAATTCCGTAATTGGGTAACCGCCGCTGTCGCCGACGAGGCATGGGTCATTGACGGCAACTACAGCCAAGGTCGCCTGCGGGATATCTATCTGGCGCGCGCCACAACCGTCGTCTGGTTGAACTACTCGTATCCCGTGACCTTCGGCCGCTTGTTGAAACGCACGTTCCGCCGCATCTCTCGCCGCGAAACACTGTGGGGAAACAACTTCGAAACCGCCCGCATGGCAATTAGTTCCCGCGATTCGATTCTGTGGTGGATGACCAAGAATTATCGTCGCCGACGTCGTGAATATCGAAAGCTGTTTAGCGACGACCGGTACGCCCATTTGCAACGCATCGAAATCCGCCGACCGCGCGAGGCAGAGGCGCTGCTGAAACAATCATGCGCGCCGGCATCTTCAATCAGTTGATTGCGGGTCGGGTCGTGATGAGTCCTGCTTGACTGCCTCATCGCGACGGGCAATGAATTCCGCAATTGCCTTCAACGTAGGAGCGACGTCGGGATTCTTGACCGGCCGACGTGTGTCGGGTTTCTCGACACGGTTCCAGGACTTGAACAACGGCGGGACCGCATGGCCTGCGCTGACCGTGATACGTTTGGGGATCCGCAGATTTTTCAAATCGACCACAGGGTTGTCGACGTAGATCGTTAATGTGGGGGGAACGGCTTCAGGCATGGCTAAGAAACGGATCTTGCCTGATCGCTTATCAAACTTTAACTCGCTCTCCCCGGGACGAATATCAGTTTCGAGTCGATCGTACCATTGCGCAACCTGTTTTTGGTTACCTATCGAAAATAGAGCAGCGGATCCGTTGCCTGGAGGAAGCTTCGTCACCCAGCCTAAGCTCCCTGGTTCCTTAGCTGGTGCCAGTTTGACTTCCAGATCAAATGATTTGATCTTTCCAAATTTGATCAGTAACTTGTTGAGTTCGTCGGCATCTTTTACTTGAAACACATAGTTGCAAACATCGCTTGGCCAATCGCTGAAAAAGTCGCTCCACCCATCGGTCCGCGCCGGATCGTTGAGAAACTTCTCCACACCATCGGGCCAGTGAGGCTGCGCTCGCACGGGCTTGCCGGGTTTGGCGACTTGCCGTGACCCAGCCAGTGCATAACATGTAGTGGGTATTAGGAATCCAACGACCGCCGCCAAACACCAACAGCTCATTTGTGCACGTCCGCGTAAGTCAATCATCATCTATCCTCGTCTATTGGCTATTCGATGTGTTGATCCACTTGCCGCTGTAATTCTCGTGTCTGGGCATTCATCTTGTCAAATCGCTTGGGCCATTTCGTATTGCGAAGTTTGTCCAACGTCTTCTCCGCCGCAGGCCATTGTCGTTGATGGATCTGTGCTTTGGCCAAGCCCAACAGGCCGGTCGGCTCCAATTTGCGGATCTCGGCGACCGCTTCCCAATGTTTGCTGGCCGCCTCCCAGTTGTTCTGCGATTGGCGAATCTCCGCCAACATCACGTGCCCTTCGCTTTCATTCGGTGTCGCTTCGACGATCGACGTATAGGCCCGTTCCTGCTGAGCGGCATCGTCGCTGAGCTGTGCGCCGAGTCGGCGATAGAGGTCGATCTCGCGCGGTTGCAATTCGGTCATCCGCAGTAGTTGAGCGATGATCTTCGGCTGTTCCTTCAGTTTTTCATAACACTCCAGCAGTAGCTTTTGAGCCTGCATATCGGCCGGTTGCAATTCGATTGCCAATTCCAATTGCGTCGCTGCTGCCTGCGGCTGACCGAGTTGCAGATAAGCCTGCCCCAATGCGCGGCGAACCATCGGCCTGTCTTGGCCGGTCTTTTCCGTTTCGGCATCGAGCCGCGCGACATAGGCGTCCCGGTCCGGAATGCCCCTGAGGACGTCGACCAACGAGTCGATGGCCTGCTGCCGTTGGTTCTGTCGTCGCCCCCAACTAACAATCGCGCCGCAAGCCGCCTCGACCGCTTTGTCTGTTTGCCCGAGTTCGACATGCGCCGTGGAGACTTCCTGATAGTAATCCGAAAGAACCCCGTCGCCGACTCCCCGATTGGGGCGCGTCCGTTGATGCAGCGCAATGGCTTCGTTGAAATAACCGATCGCCCGTTCATTCAAATCCCCCACCAAACAACCCCGCGCGAGTGTCGCTATAGCGGCTTCATTCCAACGGTCGTCAGCGTGGAAATACTCGTCGGTTTCATCGATAAAGGCAACAAGATCCTCAGGCCGCTGGGCGTAGTGGTACGCTTCCATCAACCGCGCTCGATATTCAAGATTGCCCGCAGCGCGCTCGACGAGGTCGCGCAATACGGGGATCGATTCGCCATAACGCTGCCGACCTTGCAGCGCGATCACGAGTGCGTACTTGCCTCCCTCATCCAACAAACCACGATCGTTCGCTTGGAAATAAATCTGAATTGCGCGGTCGAATTGCTGCAAACCGTTATAGAGATAGTTCGCCACATACGTAATCACGGCCGGCGAATCGCGATGGGCAGCGAGAACCTCTTCGGCCACCGCCGCAAACGCAGCCGTTTGTTGCTGCCAAAACTCCGAATAACCGCTGTGATAGATCGCTTGGTTGCGCGGTTGCTGCGACAGCAGATCGCGACGCAATTCGCGCGTGACAAGACTCAACAACGGGAGCTTGAGCGCGCCGAGGTTTGCGATACGCTTGCGCAAATCATTGATGCGGCCCGCAAAGTGGTTCCAACTGTCGTTGCGGCTATAACGATAGCGAGCCGGTTCTGCTTCCATGCTGCTCACCAGAAACTCAAGCGCCTTCGCCGGACCGACAACGGCATCCAACGTTTCATTCACGCGGCGAATGATCCCTTCGTACTGCGACTGCTGATGCTTGAGCAGATTAGGAATTACACCCGCCGCAAAGCCTTGGAGATCTTCCTGGCTCGCAGCAATCTGCTGATCGTGGGCCGCTCGATAAACGCCACATAACAGCGAGACCAATTCATAGCGCCGCGCGTCAGCCGCAACGGACAATTGCTGTTTCAACCGTTGCTGCAAATTGCGATACAACTCCGCGCCGCTCCCCAACGACACGTTTCCGCCTTGTTGCAACGCACTCAAATACACAGCGTTCAGCCGGACTTGGAGCGCCTGGTCGCCCAATAGTTTATTCCAATGGACAACAAGTTCCTCCGCAGCGGCGAAGTGCTGTTGCCTTTCGAGATACTCCAAACATGAATAAATCGGCCCTTGAATATCCTGCAACACGAAGCCCTTGTTTCCCAGTTCGTATTCATTCAGCACGACCTGCAACCAGCGAACCGCCGTATCAAGTTTGCCGTACCGTGCCGAGGATATCGCCAAGCGGTGGCCGATGTACAACCGCGCTTCGGTGCCGGGCGTTGCTAGTTCAAAAAGTTCATGCAGTTCGCGCACTTGCTCCTGCGCTAAATCGGTTTGCGAAATCTTGCCGAGCGAATTTAAGAACTCCGCCATCAGCCGCTGCTCTCCCGTTTCCCAAGGACGATTGAAGGCTCGTTTCAGCGCCGCGATTGCAGCAGCAGCGTGAGGACCGGGTTGGTTTTGCAATTCCGCCGCCCGCCGTTCGACGAGCACTTCAAGCAGATCCAACGCCCGCCGATCGGTTGCCGATTTTGCCTGTTTGCGAACCGCCACGATGTTGGCCAACAACTCATCCGCAGTCGCTTCGTCGCGAATTTCCGCCAACACCGACGACATGCCTTGCAAGAACGGATACACCCGCTCCGGCGTCTGCCCCACAACCGCACCCGCCAGGCTTTCCAACAAACGAAAGTCATGGTTGAGTTGATAGAATTCCCGCACCAGCGAGAGATGGTTCTGCGGATGTGTCGCTCGGGCGAGCAAGGACCGCAAAGCGTAGAGAACTTGCGGATCCAGTTCCGTGGTCAGTTGATTATTGTTTTGCTGTCGGCGTTGATTCCACAACCAATTTTGCAGTTCGTGTTCTCCGCTCGCGGCATAAACTTGCAACAGCGCCCCTTCGTAATCGTCCCGGCGATCGAGCGCCATATACCACTCTGCCAGCACCCGATAATCGGCCGGCGAGAGTTCTTTGTCGTGCTCGACCGTTTCGAATAACTTCACCGCTGCTTCAAGCTCACCTCGTTCGGCCAGCAAGCGGGCCAGGACAACTCGCCACTGGTTGGTAAATTCACTTTGTGAAATCCAGAGTCTTAATGCGGCTGAAAGATCGTCGGCACGGTCCAAGGCGACTAACATCAGATATTTTTGGTGCCGCCATCTTTCTACAGACTCTCCCCCGGCGGCAATGCCGGCATCTATATAGGCCAGCAACCGCGCAATTTCCGCTGCTGTTGCGGTTTTGCGGGCAGCAAGATTCATCAACGTCACCAACGCCCGTTCCCGCAGCGTCGCCGTTCCGGCCAATCGCGTCTCTGCGGTTTCCACGGGAGGCGTTTCGCCGAGCAGCTTCCAGCACTGCGTGACGGCTTGTTCCAGATCGCGATCAAGCTCGATGTTGGCATACACCAATTCCGCTTGGTACCAATCCCGCAGCGGCGACTGTTGCTTGTCCATTTCGACCGCCAAGCGATCCGCGACAGCCGTGCGGGCCTGCCGCATCGCCTGTTTGCGTTTGTCACGATATTCATCACGTTTCAATTTCTCGGGATGTTCGACCTTTTGCCACTCGGCATCGAATCGTGATCCCGTCAAGCGATCTATGAGTTGTCGTAACCGGTCGACTTGAAGCGACAACCGTTGCGGCGCGCCCCAATGTTCAGCCGTATTGGGAACAAGCGACCACAATTCGTCTTCAAACTCGGGCGACCATGGCTGCCCCAACAGCAAATTAAACAGGGCGGACACCTGCTGATCGTGATGACGGTCACTGGACCGCGCCAATCGAGCACGTAAAAACTCTAGTTGCGTCCGCACATCGAAATGCTGCGAATAAATCCACTGCAAAACGTCTCCCAATGGGCGTCGCAAATTCTCGTGATCGACCGCGTCCCAACGCTTCTGTAATGTTTCGGCAATGCTGTTCCACGTTGCCTGTTTGATTTCTGGATTGTTTGCCGATAGCCATTCGGTATAGATGTGGATTTGACGGGGTTTGAATGATTCCAACATACCGAGAATTTGTTCAGCCAATTCCGTACGAATCTCCCGACTGGCTTCGCTGCGACTGAAGACCGAACTTCCCATGATTTCATTGGCCAGGGTCCGCAGTTGTGCGATCTGGAAACTTTGCCGTACCACGTCGGCGAGCGGCTGTTCCCATTTGTCCAAGAGCCGATCCGTCCGTAATCGATAGCCACGACCAATCGCCAATCGCACGGCGGCGGTCAATTGTGCCATCTGTGCATCGCTAAGCGGCTCCGCCTGTTTCACAAGCGCAAACCCATCGGTCATCAACTGTTCCGCCTGTTCCAATTGACCGTTCCAAATCAGTGCGTTGAGATATTGACCATACACGTTGTGGTGGGTCGGATTCTCGGCGGTCCATTGCGCCAGATAGGCGACCAGATCCGGATACCGCGACTGCACGCGAAGTAAACCGGCGTAGGTCTCTCGCAACGAGGATCGTTCCTGATCATTCCACAGCGGCTGCGACTGGAGTACGTTGTCGAGCCATTCATATGCAGCCGTATATTGATTCCGATTCGCCAACATATGGGCATATTGTGTTTGCAGGTGCATGTCGTGCGGATACGTCGTTGCCAAGAGTTGATATACCTCCAAGGCAGCGCGGGCCCGGCCGCTGCTATTCAGCAAGTTCGCGCGACGCTGTAACCAACGTTTCGGCCCCTGCACAGAGTCCACCTGGCGGTCGAACACCGGTTTGAGCGAATCGTGCAATTCCATCTGTTCGTTCGCCTGCAAAATGCCGGACGTCTGTCCCGCCAGAAATTCCGCGAGGAACAAATCATCGGCTACCGGTTGCTTGGCAATCGCTGCCGCTTCCTCAAGTAAGCGGCGCTGTAACTCGTGATTTCGACGGCTGATGCGGAACACTTGATCGCGCACCCACCGTATGCCCGGTTTCCCCGCCGCTGCCTGCTCCAAGCTGGGCATTACCTCCCAAACGCGGTCCCATTGCTGCGTGACCGCGTGATACAACAGCATAGTTACATAATGCTCGAATTGAGCATCGCCACTGGCGATCGCTCGGCGTGCTGCGTGCACGGTCGGCAGCGGCTGCGGGAACAGGAGCGCTTGCTCCCGCAGCGCGAGCGCCGACTGCTTTCGCTTATCAAATGCTTCCGGTTCCAAAGCCGTGACGGTTTGGCGAATCAATCGCGTCCGTTCGCCAGCAGTATTGGTGTACTCGATCTGCTGCACCCACCAACGGCCGCCGACTTCGACAAAATCACTGTAGGTCGTTTCGCTGGATTCACCATCGTTCGCGTTGATGACTTTCAACAACACGTGTCGCATCGTATCAATCAAAAACGTGACCGTGCGGTCGTCGTCATCAGGATACTGCAGCACGAGCGTGGCGCGGTTCTCACCCGCTGGCAACATAGTCGCTGTGTAGGACGAATACCGACCGGCAATCGAATGCACTGAATAGTCTGAAAAATCCAGCGGCGGTTGTTTGAGATCTTCCGGTTCGGAGTCGCGGACCTGTCCCAGCAAAAATGCTTCGGAAAGAATCCCCCGCTGTTTTTCATCGCACCAATGAATGAACGTCTGGCTGCCAATCTGTTCATTGCGCATCAACCACGCCGTTGGCGAAACCAATTCCAACCGCTCCGACCGCGTCGTAGTCGTCTTCCAACGCGGCTCGAAATATTCGCTCGTCCGCGTGATTTCCAACCCGGATTTCAGCCCGGCCAATTGTTCCGTGCGAAGCAGACTGTCCGCCAACTCCACTGCAGCGGCCGGCCAATTTTCGGGCGGTGGTTGTGGCTTGCGCGGCTGCGGCACTCCCGGTACCTGTGGTACAACGGGGCGAAGAACATGCGTTCCGGACGACGAGACCAACTCGACACCGGCGTAAGCGCGATTACTGAGAGACGGCCCGGAAGCAAACTTTGACTCAAACTGATACGACAATCGCGTTCCACCGAAAAACGGCGAATTTGATTCTTCCATTCTGGAAGACCGGCGGGACCGTCGCCCAATTTTTTCTCCCAGCGCCGGGCCGTCCCACAAATAGAACTGCTCAACCTCATCAATGGCATCCAACCCTACTTCCAGATCCAACATACGAGGATTAGTCCAACTGGCGCTCGGTAACCCCAACCCACCGTCGAATGACGACGAGAAATCCCCGTCGGCGTACTCATAAGAAAATGTTGAGGAGTCTCGTTCTTTGTAGTCCCAAGTCTCGCCCTGCTGCGGCAAATCACCTAAGACAGAGAGACGGTCGGTAAAAATACCGTTGCCATCGGAGAATCCTAAGTTCCAATTCTTTTTGCCGACTATGCCAAAGTCGGGACTGTCTTTACCACGGCCAAAGTACGAATCATATTTTCCATTACCCCTCAGACTCCCCCCGACGCCTGCCATTCCCCCCGAGCGCGGAGTCGACACCGCTGCGCTTTGACTCGTCACCGGAATCGTCCGCCCCATCGCCGAGAGTTCCTGCAGCACAGCTGCCCGCATTTGCGTTTGCCACTCCTTGGCGGCCAGCATTTGTTTTTGCTTGAGTTCATAGTTCGCGTCTTCCAGCCCTTTGGCAAAAAACCGCTCGCCGTCGCGCATTTGAAAACGCCGCTCGACCTTGAATCGTTCGCGGTCCGCATCGCTTTCCAGCACCAATAACGACGTATACGGCGTCATGATGTGGAACTCTTCGGACAGGGCAATGATCTCGTCTTGAATCGACTGCGACGTTCCTTGCGCCAACAGATGATCCAAATGGCTTCGTGCCCACAATCGCGGGATGAACGAATTGCCCGACTCCGCATCGGCTAACGTCACGCGACTGCGATAGCGAACTGTCTCGCCATTGAGCTTGCCGGTCACGATCACATCCCCCACCTGATCGCGCCCTTCGGGCAGATACCGACCAAGAATCACTTGTTGCCGCCCCGCCGGGACATTCGGCAATTGCTCGGGATAAACGGCGGCGACCTGTAGACCTTGAAACTCAACCTGTATGTCGCGCAGCGCCGGTTGTGAAATTTCCTGCAGCAATTCTGTCGCAATCACCCGCGGCCCCTTCTCGCCACTGACCGCCCGCCATGACCCGCCGCCCAATGAGGCGATTGCTTGCAATACCGAGGATTCATAACTGTTCCCAGTCGCAACCGCATGGAATGTCCCCTGATCGGCATACATCCGCTTTAAACGATTGGCAAACGCGATTGGATCGGCATCCGTCGTATTCACGATCCCGTCGCCGACATAAACGACGTGTGTCTGCGATTGGACGCGCGGCATCGCTTGGGAAAACGCCGCATCCAAATCCGTCCATCCCAACGAAACGCGACCATCCAGAAACTGCAGAACCACGGCGACGTTGTCCTCCGTCGCCGCAACCGGTTCCTTAAAGACCGCGTGCGATTGCACGTCGCTGCAAATCAGATTGAATCGGTCTTGCGGCGACAGCGACGCTAACAGCGTAGCGACGAACTCTGTTTGTTTCGCGCGTTGGGAACGATTCATCGAACCGGACGTATCTGTGATCAGTAACAGATCCAACGGGTCGCCGTTAGGCAACACATCGCGCTGCCAACGGCCTTCTCCGGCGGGCGGCATCAATTGCATCAGAAAATACCCATCCTCACCTCGCCGGTGCGGAATCATCACCACGTCAGCTTGGTGGTCGGCGACTTCGATCACCGCTTCAAAGTCGCGCGTCGGTCGATAATCCTGTGCGGTGAATTCCACATGCCCAGAATTCCCAGCCACCTCGATCCGCGTCGGATGCGTCGGGCAAGTCACCTGGGCCAATGGCATGGCCGAATGCACTTTCAAGTCGATCGACAATTCGCGAAGCGGCGTCTGCTTGAGCATCTCACTCTGCAGGCCATAACTGTATCGGTACTGATGCCCCCGCAACGGCAACACCTGCGTGTAGGTAATTTTGATTCGCTTTTCTGAGTACGGCAAAATCGGAAACACACGGGCCTTAAAAATGTTCCCGCCGGTCCATTCCAACAGTCCCGGATCCCGCTTCTCGCGGAGGATCGTTTCGTAGATTTCCCGCGCCCGTTGTTTCTCAACAATGTCCGCTTCGACAAGCTCATCGCCAATCCACATGCCGAATCCAGAGATCGACGCGTTCGCCGGCAGCGGAAAGTGGAACACCCCTTCCAACCGCGAGCCGGTATGATTGACGAACGATTCTTCAATCGTCGTGCGGGCAATTTGATCGCGGATTTCGACTTTGACATGGTGCGCACCGATCGTCAGCGAAACGTTTCGATCGTCGACGTTGGCAATCAGCGACCCCATAACCTCGTTGGTCGTCGTCCCTTCAAATCCCGTGAGCCACAGCGGCTTATCTGCGACCATCGCAAGTTTTTCATCATCGATGCGGAAAAACTGTGTCTCGGCAACTGGAATCACCTGTTCGCCCGGACCGCGGAGGGTCACTGGTTTTTCCGCAGCGGCGATCTGCGCCTCCCCTTGCAGCAGACGGACGTCGCCCGGTTTGATCAATTCGATCAGCGATCCCGGACCGAGCGTGATCGTGCCGCCCCCTTCCAATTTCACCTCCGCCGCATTCGGCCCGCGGATGTCGGTCCGCAGCCAGTCCCCCGGCTTGATCAACATTGGTCCGCCGACCGGTGTCCAACGCCGATTCATGACCGGTTTGATCGTGACTAGTCCCTGCACGTCGGAAACCTTGCCAATCCGCCCATCCTCGGTGAGCTGCGCTCCAACAACAAATTTCTCATCATCAATCGGACGATTCAGCGCCAACACACGAATCTCTCCGGCCGGCACAAAACGGCCGTCGCGGCGGACTTTGGTTTCCAGCCAACGCAGTTCATTGGTTTTCATTTCGACCAATGCTTCAATACTGATATCTTCATTAGTAACACCGTCCTCCCCGGCGAACTGCAATTGATAGACGTAACAATCCTTGCCATCCCGCCGAGTCTGCCCGCTGGGCCGCCGCTGAAACTTTGCAGCTATGGCGTCCGTCTGATCCACCTGCAGCAATTGCAAAATGTCAAAGTGCGAATCCACGCCGTCGAAATAAGGCGAATCTTCATCCGCCACCACGTTTTCCTCTTCATCAATCCGCCACAAACGCGAACCCTGCACGATGCGATACCGCGCCGGATCCTCCTGCCACCGCATTTGCCCCGGCTGCCGAATCCAGACTTCGTCCGTTTTTCCATTGCGGGTCAATTGCAGATGTAACGTGTCCGCTGCGGCAACTTTGGCCAATACCTCACCAAACGCCAACGCTGGTTGTTCCTGCGACAGCG
Coding sequences within it:
- the clpP gene encoding ATP-dependent Clp endopeptidase proteolytic subunit ClpP, translating into MSVLVPYVIEKSGREERAMDIYSRLLKDRIIFLGTQVNDAVANNIVAQLLFLQFDDDQSDIHLYINSPGGSVTAGMAIYDTMQYINCDVATYCLGQAASMGALLLTAGAAGKRNALPNARIMIHQPLAGMEGTATDLEIHAKEVIRMKKRLNEILLKHTGQTLEKIEEDTDRDNFMLADEAKSYGLIDNVLESLPIQP
- a CDS encoding AAA family ATPase, which produces MQRISIIGSCGSGKTTFARKLAAQLGVRHIEMDAQFWLPNWQPKPIEEFRNWVTAAVADEAWVIDGNYSQGRLRDIYLARATTVVWLNYSYPVTFGRLLKRTFRRISRRETLWGNNFETARMAISSRDSILWWMTKNYRRRRREYRKLFSDDRYAHLQRIEIRRPREAEALLKQSCAPASSIS
- a CDS encoding SirB1 family protein → MEFDSDYRCDTEFSKLLTRRSNVDLTVAALELARDAYPDLDFEETLNWIDATGKQISGKVAAAKSEREALQIIADCISVQHAISGDTETYSDPDNSYLHRVIQRQRGIPISLSLLYMAVARRAGLTLHGVSTPAHFLTRYEAVDGPVFVDAFCGGCVLSFDETLHRASQASGLPPEQCEVLLEPASARKTVVRMLNNLKAIHSQTGNWPAAWMVQHRLVLLQPGSYDQRRDLGLIALRANRPGQAIDVLQCCLKSCPPEEAEHLTAQLAVARQEVTRWN
- a CDS encoding ClpP family protease: MTTPFSVAGYNSQNASRDYTRQRQMGIGDLLLENRIVFLDGPIHDGSANLLVMKLLYLQSENRHQDIHFYINSPGGSVTATMAIYDTMQFLDCEIATYCVGLAASGGAIVLAGGTKGKRFALPHSKMMIHQPYGEVGGQVSDIEIQAKDILDTREVLNEILAMHTGQPIDIIKRDTERDRYLTAPQAMEYGLVDEVLGHAIEEKDDKK